One region of Acropora muricata isolate sample 2 chromosome 13, ASM3666990v1, whole genome shotgun sequence genomic DNA includes:
- the LOC136895324 gene encoding uncharacterized protein gives MRALMIDRYDNQRDLKLQSDVLVNDWRAKRKELERPPSESGLSLKSAKSVKSYASSRNSLKERKRLMEEAKLEMQALKEKQELQRELEEIEKGKAELSRKLELLDAKTKVQRTEMELMLEQSVEEETDGMNDYLKEYYMQNQLKKELLSQPDELTVTPNLEAQPTNGQETMAKGLPTVNGAQSQFVLPSAQKSLGTESVVTLSSVSHTVQVAKNEESINRSTSVTPTYCMDGMITSCLSSHLPYSKTTPTACTPNSIQLPIYTHASLSPVITQSTPGIFNPFHVPHATSLRAAATEYSPAITSQWTMPSPSRGPSLLSQSQTSPQFSEQSDAWLTIAQAIKQGPSLPKVELAKFSGDPLEYAEFVTNFKDNIESQVADESQRLTRLLAQCIGKAREAIRSCVNLPVGHRYSEAWKTLHKNFGQSHMIVEAHMKKLREIQVRKADASTLMDFARRLEDARRVLTSMGSNYTSRLDNEDLIIMLMRKLPDESLKRKWAERAGDLLKSKGRAEYVDFVSFIKKAAERINNRYGQELKPFSSTEREKKESGRGKSDYPPRVTTLATTSDKTQQSLDMTTRIPLKCPQCSGPHGVWRCRIFRSSSLRDRLKTVRQHRLCRVCLSEGHSVKECTKGFTCRKAGCGRDHHYLIHSDEGNSNRSGTGPANSNVSPRGDGSGVAESSVTERCSPLMPTTVRVNPATPPVLNEFTAASPSDPVTVGAVRTSRPRVCFKVVPVKIIGNCGTKEIITHAFLDSGSDATFCLESLVQELELKDMKPTSYMMTTVNCKEERTGHEVQLNMESLEGDVKFRLEHVLTTNSLPVTPKHMATNEEIRRWPHFHDICLPETGDKKVTILIGSDRPDIIDQQLDKREGECGQPCAVKTPLGWTVYGPIGELADDPVHVNFTHTERENLNTQLERMYNEEFGDINTALEEGMSVEDRKAKEIMDQSATLVNGHYQIKLPFRQESPSLPNSLPAAEKRLMWLKRRMQRDPVFHAKYSSVVEKYQTEGSSRQVHDDEPVKLKPIWYLPHHAVWHPRKPEEPRVVFDCASKSGGTSLNEELLRGPENTSSLIGVILRFRVNEVAVTADVKRMFHQVHVTPEDRGALCYLWWPNGDLSREPKTYQMLVHIFGAKSSPSVAGYALRKTAKDNEQDFSAEVVDAVFRDFYVDDLLKSFADAERAVDLSGQLRDLLAKGGFQLTKWISNRRDVLSAFPVEERAPQIKDLDLKSDSLPLDRALGIHWDVEHDIINFVFGKGEQPENRKGVLSSISTVYDPLGFASPLLLPGRKINQELCKMKFSWTDTLPEELCLRWRKWKEDLIVSRNGLLFWIKFHITHENKRLLFSTSAN, from the coding sequence ATGAGAGCTTTAATGATTGACAGATACGATAATCAGAGAGACTTAAAATTACAATCAGATGTCCTGGTGAATGATTGGAGAGCTAAAAGGAAAGAGTTGGAGAGACCCCCATCTGAATCAGGTCTTAGTCTGAAATCTGCCAAGAGTGTAAAGAGTTATGCCTCCAGTAGAAATAGTTTGAAGGAGAGAAAACGACTGATGGAGGAAGCAAAGTTAGAAATGCAGGCCcttaaagaaaaacaggaaTTGCAGCGTGAAttagaagaaattgaaaagggcAAAGCGGAGTTAAGCAGGAAATTGGAACTTTTAGATGCAAAAACTAAGGTGCAGCGAACTGAAATGGAATTGATGTTAGAGCAGAGTGTGGAAGAAGAGACTGATGGCATGAACGATTACCTTAAGGAGTACTACATGCAAAATCAGTTGAAAAAGGAATTATTATCGCAACCTGATGAGCTGACTGTGACACCTAATTTAGAAGCTCAACCAACTAATGGTCAGGAGACAATGGCAAAAGGGCTGCCAACAGTAAATGGTGCCCAGTCTCAGTTCGTGTTGCCATCAGCTCAGAAGTCTTTAGGAACAGAATCAGTAGTTACCCTTTCTTCAGTTTCTCATACAGTTCAAGTAGCTAAGAATGAAGAGAGTATTAATCGTTCCACTAGTGTTACCCCAACCTATTGTATGGATGGAATGATAACCAGTTGTTTGTCTAGTCACTTGCCTTATTCAAAGACAACGCCTACAGCTTGTACACCAAACTCGATTCAGCTACCCATATACACTCATGCCAGCTTATCACCAGTGATTACTCAATCTACTCCTGGGATATTTAATCCGTTTCATGTTCCGCATGCGACAAGTCTAAGAGCAGCAGCGACTGAATATTCTCCAGCAATCACTTCACAATGGACCATGCCTTCACCGTCACGGGGCCCATCCCTATTGTCTCAGTCGCAGACTTCTCCACAGTTCTCAGAACAGTCTGATGCATGGCTGACGATAGCACAAGCGATCAAACAAGGTCCATCCTTACCAAAGGTAGAATTGGCCAAGTTCAGTGGTGATCCCTTGGAGTACGCAGAGTTTGTTACGAACTTTAAGGATAACATTGAAAGTCAGGTAGCGGATGAATCCCAGAGACTTACGCGCTTGCTTGCACAGTGCATTGGAAAAGCTAGAGAAGCCATTAGAAGCTGTGTGAATCTGCCGGTGGGACACAGGTACTCTGAAGCATGGAAGACACTTCACAAAAACTTTGGCCAGTCTCACATGATAGTAGAAGCTCACATGAAGAAATTGCGAGAAATTCAGGTGCGTAAGGCTGATGCATCAACGCTTATGGACTTTGCAAGGCGACTAGAGGATGCCAGAAGAGTCTTGACGAGTATGGGTAGTAACTACACCAGTCGTTTGGACAATGAGGATCTGATAATAATGCTGATGAGAAAGCTTCCAGATGAAAGTCTTAAGAGAAAGTGGGCAGAAAGAGCCGGTGACCTCTTGAAGAGCAAAGGTCGAGCTGAATATGTAGATTTTGTTAGTTTCATCAAAAAAGCTGCAGAGCGTATCAACAACAGATACGGACAAGAGCTTAAGCCATTTTCTTCcactgaaagagaaaagaaggaaTCTGGTAGAGGAAAGTCAGATTACCCACCTAGAGTCACGACACTGGCCACTACAAGTGACAAGACTCAACAGAGCTTGGACATGACTACAAGGATTCCCTTGAAGTGTCCACAGTGCTCAGGCCCACACGGAGTTTGGAGATGTCGAATATTCAGAAGTTCCTCACTAAGAGATCGTCTTAAGACTGTAAGACAGCATCGGCTATGCAGAGTGTGTCTTTCAGAGGGTCATAGCGTAAAGGAGTGTACGAAGGGTTTTACCTGTAGGAAGGCCGGATGCGGTAGGGACCATCACTATTTGATCCATTCTGATGAAGGCAACAGCAACAGGAGTGGCACCGGCCCTGCCAATAGTAATGTGTCACCTCGTGGCGACGGCAGTGGTGTCGCAGAAAGTTCAGTCACGGAGCGATGTAGCCCCCTAATGCCAACAACTGTGAGGGTCAATCCAGCTACACCTCCAGTACTTAATGAATTCACTGCAGCTTCGCCCAGCGATCCTGTTACAGTTGGTGCAGTCAGAACTAGCCGACCACGAGTGTGTTTTAAAGTTGTCCCAGTTAAGATTATTGGTAACTGTGGAACCAAAGAGATAATTACTCATGCATTTCTAGACAGTGGATCAGATGCTACTTTCTGTCTCGAGAGCCTAGTGCAGGAATTAGAGTTAAAGGACATGAAACCAACCAGCTATATGATGACAACAGTCAATTGTAAAGAGGAAAGGACTGGTCATGAAGTTCAGCTGAACATGGAGTCTCTTGAAGGAGATGTGAAGTTTCGACTAGAGCATGTTTTGACTACGAACAGTCTTCCTGTTACACCGAAACACATGGCAACTAATGAAGAAATAAGAAGGTGGCCTCACTTTCATGACATCTGTTTACCTGAAACTGGAGATAAGAAAGTGACCATACTAATTGGCAGCGACCGTCCAGACATCATAGACCAGCAGCTGGACAAGAGAGAAGGAGAATGCGGTCAACCTTGCGCTGTCAAGACACCTCTTGGATGGACCGTGTATGGTCCGATTGGTGAGCTTGCAGATGATCCAGTCCATGTGAACTTCACTCATACTGAGCGTGAAAATCTGAATACACAGTTGGAGCGAATGTACAATGAAGAGTTTGGCGACATAAACACAGCTTTAGAAGAAGGCATGTCAGTTGAAGACCGAAAAGCCAAAGAAATCATGGATCAGTCGGCAACCCTCGTAAATGGGCACTATCAAATTAAACTTCCGTTTCGTCAGGAGTCTCCCAGCCTCCCTAACAGTCTACCAGCTGCCGAAAAGAGACTGATGTGGTTGAAAAGAAGGATGCAGAGAGATCCTGTCTTCCATGCCAAATACAGCAGTGTTGTGGAGAAGTACCAAACCGAAGGGTCATCAAGACAGGTGCATGATGATGAGCCTGTTAAGCTTAAGCCAATATGGTACCTTCCTCATCATGCGGTATGGCATCCTAGAAAACCAGAAGAACCTAGAGTAGTTTTTGATTGCGCTTCTAAGAGTGGTGGAACATCACTGAATGAAGAGCTATTGCGTGGACCAGAAAATACCAGCAGCCTAATTGGAGTGATCCTTAGATTCAGAGTGAATGAGGTGGCAGTCACAGCAGACGTAAAGAGAATGTTTCACCAGGTGCACGTGACACCGGAGGACCGTGGAGCTTTGTGCTACTTATGGTGGCCTAATGGAGATCTATCGAGAGAACCAAAGACTTATCAAATGCTTGTACATATTTTTGGAGCCAAGTCTTCGCCAAGTGTAGCAGGGTATGCACTTAGAAAGACAGCTAAGGACAATGAGCAAGATTTCTCGGCAGAGGTCGTTGACGCTGTATTTAGAGATTTCTACGTGGACGACTTACTGAAGTCATTTGCTGATGCAGAACGTGCCGTAGACCTAAGTGGACAACTTCGAGATTTGCTTGCTAAAGGAGGCTTCCAACTCACCAAATGGATTTCAAACCGCCGTGATGTCTTGTCAGCATTTCCAGTGGAAGAACGAGCTCCACAAATCAAGGATCTAGATTTGAAGTCCGACAGCTTGCCTTTGGATAGAGCCCTGGGTATCCATTGGGACGTTGAGCATGACATAATCAACTTTGTGTTTGGTAAGGGAGAACAGCCAGAGAACCGGAAAGGAGTGCTGTCTTCGATCTCAACCGTGTATGACCCACTAGGATTCGCCAGTCCGTTACTCCTACCTGGAAGAAAAATTAACCAGGAACTTTGCAAAATGAAGTTTAGTTGGACTGACACTCTCCCTGAAGAACT